One Siniperca chuatsi isolate FFG_IHB_CAS linkage group LG1, ASM2008510v1, whole genome shotgun sequence genomic window, ccaatccatcccatcaccaccaccagggcacttgtgtgtgcatgtgtgtaagtgaATGGTTCACATGGGTCCCATCCACCATCCCTCCCTCAGTGTCTTCATTTGGAGAGTTAACAGGTCCCCTGGGGCTAATGTGtgcttttgtatttgtgtgtgtggatgctaCATTATTCTCCCCAACGACTTTCTATGGGATGAAAAAAATTGACTGTCCATCCAGCATGCcccttccttcctgtctttAGAAAAGAGATGGGCTGAGGGGAACATGTTGTATGGCAGGGCAGCCCTCATATGAATAAAGACAAGTCAGAATGTAGAGAAATAACGATACTTATGCTGTATTAGTACTTTACAGTTGCTTTGGCTTTGGGTTTCACAACAGAGAATTTTCAAAACTCTAAAATCTCACAtagcacacaaaataaacacatctgtATCAAATTAGGTAATACCTAAGGCTGTAAGTTTATCAAAACATGTTGCAACACTACTCACCGGGGAAATGCTGTTAAAATTAGGAGAAACTTGATTCAGTGAACATGTGATTTAGTGTTTTGCCCTTAGGTTTGCTCACTGAAACTGAGAAATGAGCCAAAACAATtgtaacagaaacagaaatgaatTGTGTATCTttggtaaaatgtaaaaatcaattCAGATTTTCAaccaaaatacaaacacaacataacAAAAACCCCCAGAAATGAACGTTGTGATACACTGATGACTGTTGCTTATGCACATGAATTTAACATGCaagagcttttttttctttctcattctcaATCTCTGCACCACTGACTCTCCATACATGCAGGAACAATTTGATTCTCATTGATCCATTGGAGCTGACGGCTCTCCACCACTTCTAAAATCTAGTCTCGGAGGATCTGAGTATTTATTTGACTCAGAGCTCTAATTCCATATCAGTGAAGCTGATTCATGACTCTGACTCACTAAGAATCAGGGGTTTGCTGATTGCAGAGCAGTCGCCTCATCCCTGTGGTGAGCCCCAGACGTTCTACCTGCAGCCGGCCGAGTGAAACAAAGCTGGTTCTATAATTAGGTTCTTGGGGCTGATTCAATTAGAGCAGCCGCTACATTCATTTTGCTAAAGATGCTCCTGAGCTGCTTGGAGGGACTaatggaggagatggagagataaATGGGAAACAATTAGACATGACATTATcgtatggtgtgtgtgtatgtttgtgccaATAAGTCAAAAACTCAGAAATAATTTTTCCTCAACATTCATATGTCCATAtaccacacacatactctcacgTATCTCCTTCTCAAACCTCCATCACTTCTTTGTCTTCTCCCCTTCTCCATCTCTCGCCCTCTTTCGATGTTTCAATTAGCTGCCTTGCAACTGAATTACAGGGGACATTACTTAAGAAGGACATAAATAGTGGCCTCCGATGAGATATGAGCTGCCTTGTGTCACGATTCAGAAACCATGTCTGATGCTCTACATTATgtttaaatcacacattttactttttctggGCTtataatgagaaaagaaaattatagaCCCattccactcaaaaatgtgttttgcatacttttacttcacttgGGTGtctgaccttcactgtgcagacaCCCAGATGGCTGTTTTAATCTGCTGAAGTTTCTCTGTGTAGGTGCaagcatgattttgtgacatctcAACTAGTTGGGAAGCCAATCGcggtccagtatgcaacttaaacaagtgtgatgtggaaacttgaagcctccagtaCACATACACTGAAGTCTGAACATCGCTGCCAAAGTGAGATCTACACAGGGAATTTTGAGATTACCTTCAAAATCGTTGTCACTTACACAACTCCTGTTAAAGGGGCAATCCAGGAAGATCTTGTTAGGTAAATGgccatctttcaaactccacagcCCGAGTTTGTATCGTAGACTTTGTATTAAAAAATTGATGGCTCGAGCTCAAATACTAAATAACCCTGGGGTTGTTTAATTAGAATTtggaaagctccctccagagccactgaaaacattatacaactgttctCACAAGCAGAGTAATGCGACTTTTAatgagtaaactgatcttcatgtcTAAAATTGGTGGCATGCCCCTTTAAACTCTACATGCAACATGGGTTCCCATTTACCCACTTACTCTACCAAGAAActgttgaaaatgtgtcttaatgTATTGTATAGTCTTTAAATTAATctaaatgtttaacttttatTAAGACAGGAAGTTGTTGACTTTTTGGTGATGTCTGAGGCGCTACTTTTGGGTCCAATTCCAAGATTCCAAATCACAAATAACATTTGCAGCCAGCAGTGGTACCTGGACAGTCACCTTGCTTTGAGTCCTCTCTCTAAAGTTATGCCTGACTCCAGCACAGTAGATGTCTATCTGAATGCAGCGTCTGCTCTCCGTAATCTCATCTCCCAATGTCCACATTGAGGCAAAGTGCTCTGGTGGGACCTTGATTCCCAGAATTCCCTTTTATCTCTTAAAGTTGGTCTGGGAAAATAAGCCAGACAGCTGCAGAAGATAAAACGTAGTGAAAAATTGttcaatttcacatttttaaacatgccGTCTGTCCATTGGCCAGAGCTTAAAGTCTGCTGGTTCTTCTTTTGGGATCTAATTAGACACTTAAAAAATCTTCCTCCAGACGAAGAAGGAAATCATACCTTGATTAGTATGAACAAATCAAAACCTCAAGATTtcttaataaatgtaaaagcaaaGAAATCATCATCCTGAGCACTTATGggtaaaaataaagttaatatgAGCTTTCCTagaagggaagagaagaggCAAAGCAAATGTCTAAAAATTTGTCAATTTTAGGTTATTACAAATGCAGGATGAAAATCTGCACTGGCCAAATATCAATGACTCCTGGAAAGACATCATAGGACGTTCTAAATATATCCAGTagttatgaatgaatgaatctgtTTTGGTGTACATCCAAATGCTCTCTATAAGAGAGTCCTACGCAAAAACCATCCCCCAACGATCGCCTCCTCATACGTAAAGCAGTAAATAAATGGATTGACTTTTGGACAAGCGACAGTTTTCCTTCATAATTGTTAATTATCATGAGTGCTCTCTGAGGTACTTTCTATGAATGGAGATGGGACTCTCTCCCTATTTTCTCCACCCTCTGTTCATTTTATGGGATTGGTCTTAGTTCTCAAGGACGACAAAAAGGACACCAGTGATGGAAGGAGGAGGTGCAGTGGATGGGTGGGGCACCTGCGTCATTCCTGCGCATCAGGGTTGGTGGATTTTATGGCAACGGGCGCCAGTAAGCTATATCCCCTCTAACCTCCACCCAAGTCCATCTTCCCTGCTTGACCACCAGCTGCTCCACCCACCCCCGGGTGGCTCCTCCCCGAGTCCCAGACAGAGAGAGTACAGCACTTAAGATAATGTAAATAACCAGAGAGGGAGAGCTATTTTGAGATGCTGTCTTTCACTGTGGCTGGGGAGGGGGACAAAGATGCAAGCCAAGCGATTGTAATTTCAGTCACGTTTTCCGacatctcttctctttctctgtctaccATCCAGCTAGCTGAAGGGCCTGACAAACAAGAAAGCGCTTGGGCCAGCTGAAAATTCAATGTAAgcctttttttgtaaatatataatatatatatatatatatatatatatatatatatatatatatatatatatatatatatatatatatatacaataacaGGCAGCTGAAGGTCTTGCAAAATGAGATACCTCCTTTAAGCTTAAAAttacacacagaaaagaaaacatgaaaatcattCAAATGAGCTCTAATATTCtcagaaaacagaaatcctCCAAAGGGCTCATAAGATAAATTTGAGGGgtcacaaaatgattaaatagagagaaaaaaaccaTATTTCTGCAACACAAAATAGTTTCTTTGCTCTTTCTTGTTGAAAATCACTAGTTAATTTTActtcttcaggcctctaaagtTATAAACATACAACAATCCGACAGTGAAGAATCCCTTTTTGGTTGAGCCCATGCAACATGACAAGGAGACCCAAGTCAACTTAGCTTTGTTTTGAAGAAATCACATGCCAGTGCTATAAAACCCACACAACAGAACCTCGTCCCTGTTTATGTTCATGTTTCAGCATCATGATCaataacaaaaagacaaaaaaaaaaacatgacgcATACTAAAATCTAATTTAGTGGCAATTTTGAAAATTAGGAAAGTAAATTAAGTAAAAGCAATATTCTCAAAGTAGATTTTAACAACAGTCAGCGAACAAAAAAAAGTGGAATACCAATTTTATCTTCTTACAAAAGtagaatttatatattttcctgaaataatttgttcttttttattgtttcatcttttttgacatcaaaaataaataaacatttagacAGTATCTTTTCCATCTAATATGAATAGATTTTAACCAGCATTATTTATCTATATAGCTTTTTTCTCCAtatttatacaaacatacacatcaCAGATAAAATAATCTGTACACTGCTGTTAACAACAAATAAAGAACAGATTTGTAAATCAGAACCTGCCGCCATGTTGTTCTGCAACAGTTACTActaaatcacaaacaaaaacgTACACAAACAACAGGAGAAGTACACTACTTGATATAATAAGATTTTTTGTAGAGGTTACATTCATATTCAAGTCTTTGTTCACTGCAGTCTAACCAGAGTCCAGTCAGAACTGTGGAAATTAAAAGTATGTCTTCTTCATTAAGGCAGTTAAAATACAAGTTAATTTTAAACACTAATTTACACTGATTCTCATGATTAAAACTGACATTAAAGAGAATATTAGCTAATGCTTCAAATCAACTACCATCACTACTGCTTGTATATTTTCTACTCAGCATGATACATGGATTGTTTCTTTCTTGATTCACAGTCAATGTGTTtatcagtaatataatatacacgAGAGACACGATTACCTGTAAAAACTGTATTAAACTAAATTAGTTTTGGGTGTCGGTTAATATGTGTTTCACTTCATGACATTACAGTCTATTTAATTTGTTGATTGATTTAGAAATTAAAACCCAATCATTTCAGTGCAACAAATGTGAATTTGGTTAAACATAACATAAAGTTACTGGCTTGATATAACATATTAAAGCTATAAAATTATTTCATGTTTACTTCCACTCTCTCGCAGTctgattattataatattttctgtacagtgtgtgtatcaCGTTATTGCTTTTATCTAATTGGTACATACATTGGTAAACACCCTCCTTCCATACCACGGTTGTGCTGTCAGTCACTTCTTATAAAGTACCTGTCATTTGTTTCATTCCTTGTCATACTTCTGACTTCTGATGGAATATTTCACCACTGTATGCAGCATATCTTATCTCCACTCATCTGCAGTTTGGTAACGACCTGCTTTTTCATTAGTgatagaaatgaaaatgaatcaaattaagAGCTAAACACAGTTTTCTTAAAGTATATCTCCAAACCAGTTCAAAAGAggatgaatatacagtacacccAACTATCTATAAGTactatatgagtgtgtgtgtgtgtgtgttttgatgtacTTCACAGAAAGACAACTTCATGTCCGGACAATCAGCAAGCTGCTACACTATATATCCTTACATGTGGCTGTTATCCAATCACCAAACACTGGATGTGGTACTTTGTAGTCCCAAGAGAGGATGTTTGCTTCTTGTCTCTTAGTtgtatcttcttctttttggcGTTTCTGACAGAGTAACCAGTTCTCTGGCAGTTCAGTCACGTGTtcagccttttttaaaatgcttttatcaCATCTTCATCATGGTGGGAGAAGTCAGGGCtggactcctcctcctcctccaccgtTTCTGTCGGCAGTGTGTCACGGCGTGTGAAGGCGGCCGCCAAGGTCACACTCAGCCGCGGTTTGACGGGCGTCATTTCTGACAGCCCGATGTTGTTGCCACGAGTTACAAGCGTCGTCTTATCCATAATCTCTCCACTGTGCTTGGACACCACTGCGTCGAGAAAGTCGTATTTGTGTGAAATCTTGCCGCTCTCAAACAGGTACTTTGCCAGGTAGGAGAAAGCAACGTTACCCAGAAAGGAGGCGAGCATAGAGACGGTCTTGAAGGGGAACTTCTGAATGACGACTTCCTCCATTTCTCCAGTCATGTGGTGTATCCGCTGCTCAGTGGTCCAGCCAGGGTAATAAATGAAAGGAGGCAGCTGCAGGTAGGGTTCACCTCCACCTATACGCAGCAGCATGCCGAACAGGTAGGCAGCCACCGAGCCGTACGTGTTGGTGCCTTTGACAAAGAGCACACTGAGCAGCTGGGGGAAGATGATGACGTAAACCAGGTCTGAGCTCAGGTACCAGAGGCCGTAAACCGTCCCGGTTACCAGCGCCATAAATGTGGCAAGGCCGCCGAATACAAAGATAGTGATCCGCATCACCCACACGATCTCACGGTCAGACGCCTGAGGAGACAGGGAGGAGTGGCAGAAGGATTGTGACATATGCAGAACAGCCAAAAACAAGCCAACAAAACATGGATTTTGTCTAAACTTTGACAGAACACTGTCACACGTGTACTTACCGACTGTCTAAAGGCGAGCTGGTAGATGTTCCTCGCAAACATGGAGCTTGCTGAAAGGATGGAAGAGTCGGCAGATGACATGACAGCCGCAGACACTGCACCCAGGCCgaaaaaagagacaaatggCGGGCAGAGGTGTTGGAGCACGATGGGTAGAATCATGTCTGCTTGATCCTTCTCTTTAGGAGGAATGGCACCATAACTTGTCTGGTTCCAGTCTGAGCAAgggaaaaatgtaatgatttaacatttaaaatgacacatcCAATATGCCCAGtatacatgtactgtaatataaatatatagataaataACCACATGACCTATAGAGAAACACAACTTTTTCAAATTTCTCAGAAATTAAGGTCATTTGCAATTAAACTCATAATTctgaaatataatgaaaaatgcagtcATAGCTTAGTCAACATACCGTATGAAACTCATGCATTACAATGTAAAAACTGCATCAAACATGCACAATCATTGGACAATGAAATATGATAGCAAtgcaacatttctttttcatttagtttcttaaaaaaacaaacaattttagaCTCATTAAACCAGTTTTGCAAACAATTCTGAAActcaaataaataacattttactgataatggGAAGAAGCAAGGTTGAGctgtatgtgaaaatgtttatttttgtcatattaatTTAATGATCGctcatgtttattatttttatgtcaaaacaagacaaaacaaagttgTGTATTCAGATGATTGCTAAGCAATTTGACACCTAAAAATCTGGAGATCAAACCTCTAATTTGGTCCCTTGCCTCCCTCTAATGTAATATTTACACAAACAGCATGGTTATTAAACGGATTGCTGCTTCATTATGGATGAGGTGAACCAGCTGCTATTTACCAGGCTCTCTCAGATCTAAGGGCAACATGGACCCATCCAGAGCCtcccacaaatacacacacagactgtgcaTATGCAAGCTCATGTGTGAGCTCTCTAACCTGTGGAGGCCCCGATGGCCCCAATGAGAACGGAGGGCACAGCCATGACGAGGCACCCGAAAGCAGCCAGGAAGGAGAGGACCTGGGCGTAGGTAGCCGAGGAGGAAGACAGGACTCTCTGGAAATACACCTGCCAGGGTATTCCTCCAAGCATCTGCAGTACATTTAGAGCCCAGTGAATAACATTCGCAGAACTGAAgcgtcaagtcaattttatttatatagcccaaaatcacaaatctgcctcaaagggctttacaatctctacagcatacaacaccctctgtccctAGACCCTCGGGTCTGATGAGGAAAAACCAAAAAATCcatttaacagggaaaaaagaagagaggacaggagggtCCCTCTTTTTAGCACAGTCAGTTCGTTTCaatttgtttttgcagaaaaatgtaACGCAGAAAGGTCAGAATGCATGAAAGTCCTTGCCATAAGGTTTAACAGTCTGATAAAGAGCTGTCTATACTACAATCAGTATGTACACTTTATAAAAACATCTGAACACTTTAACAGCAGCTGTCAGTGAGGAGACGACTTTTGTTCCATCAACTGAGACTATGGCATTTTATGGCTGCAACAAACAATAATCATCACGACTGATTGATCTCTGTATTATTTATGAGATTAATCAATTTGTAGTATTTgtctacaaaaaataaaattaaaaaagacaaatgtagaTCACAGGTTACCAGAGccaaaatcatcacatttgaaaGGCTGTAACCAGCAACATTCAGTACTTTCACTTATAAGAGACTTGACTCATgatcaaaatgatcacaaataAATTTTCTGACAATCAACTACAACATTAATCAACAAATAGTCTCAGCATGATGGAATTTAGTTCATAAGTATTGTCAGTTTTAGACCTTTGAGAAAGTATTGATCTCAGTGGATTATATCCGTATAAAGTGAGTGATGAATAACTCGTGGTTACTGCACCAGGAGGCAGAAGTTGTCAATCCAGACCCAGGTGTCGCTCTTGTGGATGCTTCCTCTCCAGGGCGACTGGTACACCTGCTTCACTGCAGTAACGGTAATGTCTGACACCGCAGGGTTAGTCAAAGCAAAGGGGACACTGATCCACTGTAGACGGCCAGAAACAAGTACAGGAATAAACagttacaaacaaaaacttaatggtaatacttttatactttatttatcccacCTTAGtttattttgatcatttcaAGAAAATTTGTCACAAATAAATCTTTGCAGTGTCATTTCATGTCACGGTGTGCCCTTGGAACAGCATGTTTGCTCTTTTTGTGCATTATTCTTGGAGTGATTTGGTATATTTTAAGTCAAAGTCAAAGTACATTTGGTGcgacaaatacagtaaatctaCTCAAGAGGGGTAACTAATTACACTAGTTGATATCTACTTTTCCCTTATGCTCAATGTGAACCTACCAGGCCAAGAAAGATACAGAAGAGCTGCACGACGTCAGTGTAGGCCACAGAGTAAAGTCCTCCAACCAGGGTGTAAAAGATTGCAATGAGTGCTGAGATAACTACTGACATCTTAATGTTGATGTCCACGATGACACTCAGAGTAGCACCTAAgttcacaaacaaacagatattaCGGCCACTGCATCATCATAtagacaaaacctcaaactcgCTTTGATCTTATTGTCCACAA contains:
- the slc5a7a gene encoding high-affinity choline transporter 1, yielding MTIHVEGLVAIAVFYLLILFVGIWAAWKNKHSGEAEGTDRSETIMVGGRDIGLFVGGFTMTATWVGGGYINGTAEYVYLPDYGLAWAQAPFGYALSLVVGGLFFAKPMRSRGYVTMLDPFQQMYGKRMGGLLFIPALMGEIFWSAAILSALGATLSVIVDINIKMSVVISALIAIFYTLVGGLYSVAYTDVVQLFCIFLGLWISVPFALTNPAVSDITVTAVKQVYQSPWRGSIHKSDTWVWIDNFCLLMLGGIPWQVYFQRVLSSSSATYAQVLSFLAAFGCLVMAVPSVLIGAIGASTDWNQTSYGAIPPKEKDQADMILPIVLQHLCPPFVSFFGLGAVSAAVMSSADSSILSASSMFARNIYQLAFRQSASDREIVWVMRITIFVFGGLATFMALVTGTVYGLWYLSSDLVYVIIFPQLLSVLFVKGTNTYGSVAAYLFGMLLRIGGGEPYLQLPPFIYYPGWTTEQRIHHMTGEMEEVVIQKFPFKTVSMLASFLGNVAFSYLAKYLFESGKISHKYDFLDAVVSKHSGEIMDKTTLVTRGNNIGLSEMTPVKPRLSVTLAAAFTRRDTLPTETVEEEEESSPDFSHHDEDVIKAF